The genomic window GGCGTGAACCAACGCGGCGGAGAGCGCTGCCGCGCTCTCGTAGCGGTCGCGAGCCTCCTTCGCCATGGCCGCGAGGACGACCGTCTCAAGGGCCGGCGTGATGGCGCGCTCGGGGGCGCGCTCGCGTGGCGCCTTGGGCGTCTGCGTGAGCGCCGCCGTGAGCACGTTGAGCGGCGTTGCGCCGGCGAAAGGAACGGCGCCGGTCAACATCTCGTAGAGGATCACTCCGGCGGCGTAGACGTCGCAGCGACGGTCGAGGTCGTCGCCGCGCGCCTGCTCGGGCGCCATGTATTCGGGGGTCCCGAAGACCATGTTGTGTTGCGTCAAGGCGGTGGTGCCGGTGCCAGCGCCGGTGATGATCTTCGCCATGCCGAAGTCGACGACGGTGACGTGATCATCGGGCGCCACGATGACGTTGTGGGGCTTCAGATCGCGATGAATGACCCCGTGGCGATGCGCCTCGTCGAGGGCCGCGCAGACTTGAACGGCGAGGCGTAGCGCGCGGTCAATGGGCAAGGGACCTCGCGCGAGAAGCCGGTCAAGGGACTCGCCTTCGAGCTTCGGCAGCGCCAAGTAGAGGAGCGGGCTCGAGGTCCGTGAAGCTCGGCCGCTGCCTGCCGGATCGGGCATCTCGCCGAACTCGACGATGGGGCAAAGGTGTTGCCCGTCGAGGCGCCGCAGAATGGCGGCCTCGCGGGCGAAGCGACCGCGCACCTGGGGGTCGGTCAAGAGCTCGCGATGGATGACCTTGAGCGCGAAGCGGGGCCCGTCGGCTTCGCC from Myxococcales bacterium includes these protein-coding regions:
- a CDS encoding serine/threonine protein kinase; translated protein: MEGHEGEASGERPDGPFEIVGKLGEGATGVVYEAHRRGEADGPRFALKVIHRELLTDPQVRGRFAREAAILRRLDGQHLCPIVEFGEMPDPAGSGRASRTSSPLLYLALPKLEGESLDRLLARGPLPIDRALRLAVQVCAALDEAHRHGVIHRDLKPHNVIVAPDDHVTVVDFGMAKIITGAGTGTTALTQHNMVFGTPEYMAPEQARGDDLDRRCDVYAAGVILYEMLTGAVPFAGATPLNVLTAALTQTPKAPRERAPERAITPALETVVLAAMAKEARDRYESAAALSAALVHASANPNDAIGVRPLSLTPLEGPADGHSITMVGAPLASSAPPPLPTSSKEGHTLWVVLWIIAALVGVGGGVYLSLATR